A segment of the Streptomyces sp. Tu 2975 genome:
TGACCCTTCACTCCTCCGCATCCTTCGCCGCTGCGAAGAAGAATCGCGTTCCGTTGGCACAGATCGACGTCCGCGGCGCCGATGCCGTGCAGAAGCTCGCCCGTGTCCTTCCCGCCACCGAAGCACGCGGCCTGCGCGTCACCACGTTCAACTCGTCGCTCTGAGCGACTCCGCAGGGCTTCGGACCGGCCCTAGACTGGTGGAATGACAGGACCCACACTGGTCCCCTTCCAGCAGATCGTTGTGAAGGTCCACAGCAGGTGCGACCTTGCCTGCGATCATTGCTACATCTATGAACACGCTGATCAGAGCTGGCGTACCCGCCCGAAGGCAATCTCTGACGAAGCGATTTCCTGGACAGCTCTGCGACTGGCCGAGCATGCCAAGAGCCATGCCCTGCCCTCCGTGTCAGTGATCCTGCACGGAGGGGAGCCTCTGCTGGCAGGCCCCGAACGTCTGCGCCGCGTCTGCGAGGAGTTCACCGCAGCCCTTGAACCGGTCGCCGCACTGGATCTGAGGATCCACACCAACGGTATTCAGCTGAGCAGCCGTTTTCTCGACCTGTTCGACGAATTCGACGTCCGGGTCGGCATCTCCCTCGACGGGGACCGCAGAGCCAACGACCGCCACCGCCGATACGCGGACGGCCGCACCAGCCACCCGCTCGTCCTGCGGGCCGTGGACCTCCTCCGCCAGGAGCGCTACCGCCACCTCTACCTCGGCCTGCTGTGCACCATCGACGTCGCCAACGACCCGGTCGCCGTGTACGACGCCCTCGCCGAACTGGAACCTCCCCGCATCGACTTCCTGCTGCCCCACGCCACCTGGGACGACCCGCCCGCCAGGCCGGACGGATCACCCACTGCCTACGCCGAGTGGATCCTCGAGGTCTTCGACCGCTGGGACGCCCGTGGCAGGCCCGTGCCGGTGCGGCTCTTCGACTCGGTGTTCTCCACCCTGGCCGGCGGCCCCAGCCTCACCGAATCCCTGGGCCTCGCCCCCTCCGACCTCGTCGTCGTCGAGACCGACGGCACCCTGGAACAGGTCGACTCGCTGAAGAGCGCCTACGAGGGCGCGGCCGCCACCGGGTTCGACGTC
Coding sequences within it:
- the fxsA gene encoding FxSxx-COOH cyclophane-containing RiPP peptide, which encodes MTLHSSASFAAAKKNRVPLAQIDVRGADAVQKLARVLPATEARGLRVTTFNSSL